From a region of the Stenotrophomonas sp. BIO128-Bstrain genome:
- a CDS encoding KTSC domain-containing protein codes for MAMRIDMRDVESSQIHSIGHDPATNTLAVRFYRGSGDKRGPGSLYHYANFDAADFAAFKAADSVGSYFGKNIKACPQKYPFKAIAETTSAA; via the coding sequence ATGGCAATGCGCATCGATATGCGGGACGTCGAGTCCTCCCAGATCCACAGCATCGGGCACGACCCGGCCACCAACACCCTGGCGGTCCGCTTCTACCGCGGCTCAGGCGACAAGCGCGGGCCCGGCTCGCTCTACCACTACGCCAACTTCGACGCCGCCGACTTCGCCGCCTTCAAGGCCGCCGACTCGGTCGGCAGCTACTTCGGCAAGAACATCAAGGCGTGCCCGCAGAAGTACCCGTTCAAGGCCATCGCCGAAACCACCTCCGCCGCCTGA
- a CDS encoding lambda-exonuclease family protein, with product MNIVNLVQGTPEWHAHRAQYHNASDAPAMMGCSPYKTRNQLVREKASGVAEEVTPERQRIFDNGHRYEALARPLAEDVLGQELYPCVGVQAKYSASFDGLTLMEEIAFEHKSLNDDLRLAMPVDGSDACLPMHYQVQMEHQLMVSGAERCLFMASKWNGEELIEERHCWYSPNAELRARIVAGWAQFEADVEAYEPEAPVAPAPTGRAPDQMPALRIEVTGMVTASNLAEWKGQAIAVFQNISTDLTTDQDFADAEKTVKWCSDIEDQLKAAKQHALSQTESIELLFRTIDEITAEAKAKRLDLDRLVTRRKEERRTEIGNAARRAVQDHVRAINETLGEHGLPMPATLVADISAAMKGKRSFSSMQEAVDAVAANAKIASSQAADRVRANAAILAEHPAHSTLFADRVSLCASKTAEDLRNLVAMRIAAFEKQEEERLAAERENIRKEEEAKAQKRADDEAADRRAKEEEAQVAQAAAQAPAPVVAEPVAEPATSPAAPAPQQSYVRAVAAPEPAEDRAPWAPEGQRIKLGEINALIGPLTISAEGLRQLGFEPVSTERGAKLYAADQVPAMCEQMIRVLRGAANGQGYPLAA from the coding sequence ATGAATATCGTGAACTTGGTCCAGGGCACGCCGGAATGGCATGCCCACCGTGCGCAGTACCACAACGCCAGCGATGCGCCGGCAATGATGGGCTGCAGCCCCTACAAGACTCGCAACCAGCTGGTTCGCGAGAAGGCTTCCGGCGTTGCCGAAGAGGTCACCCCGGAACGTCAGCGGATCTTCGACAACGGCCACCGCTACGAGGCCCTTGCCCGCCCCCTCGCCGAAGATGTCTTGGGGCAGGAGTTGTATCCCTGCGTTGGCGTGCAGGCCAAGTACTCGGCCAGCTTCGACGGCCTAACGCTGATGGAAGAAATCGCCTTCGAGCACAAGAGCTTGAACGATGACCTTCGCCTGGCGATGCCCGTGGACGGCAGCGACGCTTGCTTGCCGATGCACTACCAGGTGCAGATGGAGCACCAGCTGATGGTGTCCGGCGCAGAGCGCTGCCTGTTCATGGCCTCCAAGTGGAACGGCGAAGAACTGATCGAAGAGCGGCACTGCTGGTATTCGCCGAATGCCGAGTTGCGGGCAAGGATCGTTGCTGGTTGGGCGCAATTCGAAGCTGACGTCGAGGCATATGAACCCGAGGCCCCTGTGGCACCGGCGCCGACCGGGCGTGCCCCGGACCAGATGCCGGCGCTGCGCATCGAGGTGACCGGCATGGTCACCGCCTCGAACCTCGCCGAGTGGAAGGGTCAGGCCATCGCTGTGTTCCAGAACATCAGCACGGATCTGACCACGGATCAGGATTTCGCCGACGCTGAGAAGACAGTGAAGTGGTGCAGTGACATCGAGGACCAGTTGAAAGCTGCCAAGCAGCATGCGCTCAGCCAAACCGAGAGCATCGAGCTCTTGTTCCGCACGATCGATGAGATCACCGCCGAGGCCAAAGCCAAGCGTCTGGACCTGGATAGGCTGGTCACGCGCCGCAAGGAAGAGCGCCGCACCGAAATCGGCAATGCCGCGCGCCGGGCTGTGCAGGACCACGTTCGAGCCATCAACGAGACGCTGGGCGAGCACGGTCTGCCGATGCCGGCAACGCTGGTCGCGGATATCAGCGCAGCCATGAAGGGCAAGCGGTCCTTCAGCAGCATGCAGGAAGCGGTCGACGCCGTGGCGGCCAACGCCAAGATAGCCTCCAGCCAAGCTGCCGATCGGGTTCGTGCCAATGCGGCCATCCTTGCGGAGCACCCTGCTCACTCCACCCTGTTTGCCGACCGGGTGAGCCTGTGCGCCTCGAAGACTGCCGAGGATCTGCGGAACCTGGTCGCCATGCGGATCGCAGCCTTCGAAAAGCAGGAAGAGGAACGACTGGCGGCCGAGCGCGAGAATATTCGCAAAGAGGAAGAGGCCAAGGCACAGAAGCGTGCCGATGACGAGGCCGCCGATCGACGCGCCAAAGAAGAGGAAGCACAGGTCGCACAGGCGGCAGCTCAGGCACCTGCTCCGGTAGTTGCAGAGCCTGTCGCCGAACCAGCCACCTCTCCCGCCGCCCCTGCTCCGCAGCAGTCCTACGTGCGCGCCGTTGCAGCTCCGGAGCCGGCGGAAGATCGCGCGCCGTGGGCGCCGGAAGGCCAGCGGATCAAGCTCGGCGAGATCAACGCGCTGATCGGCCCGCTGACCATCAGCGCCGAAGGCCTGCGCCAGCTCGGGTTCGAGCCGGTCAGCACCGAGCGCGGCGCGAAGCTCTACGCCGCCGACCAGGTGCCGGCCATGTGCGAGCAGATGATCCGCGTCCTCCGAGGCGCCGCCAACGGCCAGGGCTACCCGCTCGCCGCCTGA
- a CDS encoding recombination-associated protein RdgC — MFFRNLIMFRFPPATDLDEVETLLPQVQLKPVGPLEMCSRGFISPFGREEKEALSHRIGGWLWLTVGSEDKMLPAAVVNNKLAEKIEHIEASEGRKPGSRERKRIKDDLLHELMPQAFVKTGRTDVLLDSERGVAFVDTSSRRTGENVMSDLRALLGSFPALPLNAEVAPRSVLTGWIAGEALPAGLSLGEECEMKDPAEGGAVVKCQHQELRCDEIDRHLDAGKQVTKLALVLQDNLSFVLADDLTVRKLKFLDGALDQLDHADADGRRAELDARFALQRGELGLLFDALADAFRVSKVEG; from the coding sequence ATGTTTTTCCGAAACCTGATCATGTTCCGCTTTCCGCCGGCCACTGACCTGGACGAGGTGGAGACCCTACTTCCGCAGGTCCAGCTCAAGCCCGTTGGCCCGCTGGAGATGTGCTCTCGCGGCTTCATCTCACCCTTCGGCCGCGAGGAGAAAGAAGCGCTGTCTCATCGCATCGGCGGGTGGCTGTGGCTGACCGTCGGCAGCGAGGACAAGATGCTGCCCGCCGCCGTCGTCAACAACAAGCTGGCCGAGAAGATCGAGCACATCGAGGCGAGCGAAGGGCGCAAGCCGGGAAGCCGTGAGCGCAAGCGCATCAAAGACGACCTTCTGCACGAGCTCATGCCCCAGGCCTTCGTGAAGACCGGTCGGACCGATGTGCTCCTGGACAGCGAGCGCGGCGTCGCCTTCGTGGATACCAGCAGCCGCCGGACCGGCGAGAACGTGATGTCTGACCTACGCGCCCTGCTGGGCAGCTTCCCGGCCCTGCCGCTGAACGCAGAAGTCGCGCCGCGCTCCGTGCTGACCGGCTGGATTGCGGGTGAAGCGCTGCCGGCTGGCCTCAGCTTGGGCGAAGAGTGCGAGATGAAGGACCCGGCCGAGGGCGGCGCAGTGGTCAAGTGCCAGCACCAGGAACTGCGCTGCGATGAGATCGATCGCCATCTGGACGCAGGCAAGCAGGTCACCAAGCTCGCCTTGGTGCTGCAGGACAACCTGTCCTTCGTCCTGGCCGATGACCTGACCGTGCGGAAGCTCAAGTTCCTGGATGGCGCACTGGATCAGCTGGATCACGCCGATGCCGATGGACGCCGCGCGGAGCTGGACGCCCGCTTCGCACTGCAGAGGGGCGAGCTGGGGTTGTTGTTCGACGCGCTGGCCGATGCATTCCGTGTCAGCAAGGTCGAGGGCTGA
- a CDS encoding recombinase RecT translates to MSTAISTQQPAMSGEVRANALMPTSIHEAIQLSEIMAKANLVPEHLRGKSGDCLLIVMQAQRWGMDAVSVAQCTSVVHGKLCYEGKLVAAALYAMGAIEGRLEYDIRGEGQSSTITVIGTPRGATGPQSVTGNVKDWRTFAKDKNGNRVDNAWDKSPHDMLVYRGTRQWARRYAPEALLGVYTPDEIEPAADVRVVATVSHGESSPCAYPKDQFDTNLPTWTGLIKAGKRTADQIIAMVESKGSLTDEQKKLIRASESATATEVAA, encoded by the coding sequence ATGAGCACCGCCATTTCCACCCAGCAGCCCGCGATGAGCGGCGAAGTCCGGGCAAACGCCCTGATGCCGACCTCTATTCACGAGGCTATCCAGCTCTCCGAGATCATGGCCAAGGCCAACCTGGTGCCTGAGCACCTGAGGGGCAAATCGGGCGACTGCCTGCTGATCGTCATGCAGGCCCAGCGCTGGGGCATGGACGCGGTCAGCGTGGCTCAGTGCACGTCGGTCGTCCACGGCAAGCTCTGCTACGAAGGGAAGCTGGTTGCCGCCGCGCTGTATGCGATGGGCGCGATCGAAGGTCGTCTGGAATACGACATCCGGGGCGAAGGCCAGAGCTCCACGATCACCGTGATCGGCACGCCGCGCGGCGCAACCGGCCCTCAGTCGGTCACCGGCAACGTCAAGGACTGGCGCACTTTCGCCAAGGACAAGAACGGCAACCGGGTCGATAACGCTTGGGACAAGAGCCCGCACGACATGCTGGTCTACCGCGGCACCCGCCAGTGGGCGCGCCGCTACGCGCCGGAAGCACTGCTGGGCGTCTACACCCCGGACGAAATCGAGCCGGCGGCGGACGTGCGCGTGGTCGCCACTGTGTCCCACGGCGAGAGCAGCCCCTGCGCGTATCCGAAGGACCAGTTCGATACCAACCTGCCGACCTGGACCGGGCTCATCAAGGCAGGCAAGCGCACGGCAGATCAGATCATCGCGATGGTCGAAAGCAAGGGCTCACTCACCGATGAGCAGAAAAAGCTGATCCGTGCGTCCGAATCCGCAACGGCAACTGAGGTGGCCGCATGA
- a CDS encoding S24 family peptidase, whose product MPKSKPNKGAEAFGRRLIDLLGRHGQPRRGAGAFLSRKYKVSNVVANAWLNGEYKPGIPTAKAIADDHGEDFGALYFGDDAPSEMNQPTQFASTETIPGYVRFPLLEGFVSAGGGGYMPDHPEVVQYIDVAEDWAEQNLRAPRNAVRVITARGDSMTGDIADGDVLFVDSRVQDFDTDAIYVMNWQGRPLVKRLQLRRDGSVLIRSSNPAYEPEVVPPGEIDQLFISGRVLAAWGFRKF is encoded by the coding sequence ATGCCTAAGTCCAAGCCAAATAAGGGTGCCGAAGCTTTCGGCCGCCGCTTGATTGATCTCCTCGGCCGCCACGGCCAGCCACGCCGAGGCGCTGGTGCATTCTTGTCCCGCAAGTACAAGGTCTCAAACGTTGTTGCGAATGCCTGGCTCAATGGTGAGTACAAGCCCGGCATTCCAACAGCCAAGGCGATCGCGGACGACCACGGCGAGGACTTTGGAGCCCTCTACTTTGGGGATGACGCACCCAGCGAAATGAACCAACCGACTCAGTTCGCATCCACTGAGACAATCCCTGGATATGTTCGCTTCCCCCTGCTTGAGGGGTTCGTTTCCGCTGGGGGCGGTGGGTACATGCCAGATCATCCAGAAGTTGTTCAGTACATTGATGTTGCCGAAGATTGGGCTGAGCAGAACCTGCGGGCACCCAGGAACGCCGTTCGCGTGATCACGGCTCGCGGCGACTCTATGACCGGAGACATCGCCGATGGTGACGTCCTATTCGTTGATAGCAGGGTGCAGGACTTCGACACAGACGCCATCTACGTCATGAATTGGCAGGGTCGACCGTTGGTAAAAAGGCTACAACTGCGCCGCGATGGCTCCGTCTTAATCCGAAGCAGCAATCCCGCCTATGAGCCTGAAGTCGTCCCACCCGGTGAAATCGATCAGCTTTTCATTTCAGGCCGCGTTCTCGCTGCCTGGGGTTTCCGTAAATTTTGA
- a CDS encoding Cro/CI family transcriptional regulator produces the protein MDTQAPIDRAIRAVGTQQRLAEILGIKSASISEWKARCAVPANRCIAIETATGVSRHDLRPDVFGPAPANDAGQEVDRAA, from the coding sequence ATGGACACCCAAGCCCCCATCGACAGAGCTATCCGCGCGGTCGGCACGCAGCAGCGCCTGGCCGAAATCCTTGGCATCAAATCTGCCTCTATCAGCGAATGGAAGGCGCGATGCGCAGTGCCTGCGAATCGATGCATCGCGATCGAGACCGCAACCGGCGTCAGCCGGCACGACCTCCGCCCGGACGTGTTCGGTCCCGCGCCGGCAAACGACGCAGGGCAGGAGGTGGACCGTGCTGCCTGA